The following coding sequences lie in one Eschrichtius robustus isolate mEscRob2 chromosome 10, mEscRob2.pri, whole genome shotgun sequence genomic window:
- the LOC137770911 gene encoding LOW QUALITY PROTEIN: allergen Fel d 4-like (The sequence of the model RefSeq protein was modified relative to this genomic sequence to represent the inferred CDS: inserted 1 base in 1 codon; substituted 1 base at 1 genomic stop codon), translating to MKLPLLCLGLTLVCAHKEGNPDVVRSNFDISKISGEXYSILLASDTEEKVEENGSMRVFVEHIHALENFSLFFKFHTKVSGACTEMSLLSDKAGEDGVYSVIYDEDNKFHILQTNYTEYIIFYLMNVNNNESFQLLELYAREPDVSXKIKKKFVKICQKYGIVKENIFPHVSILPKSIWITHAGLGPIMWGCRLKMRTSEKQGLSLNEFEDSSSPSPGVTERS from the exons ATGAAGCTGCCGTTGCTGTGTCTGGGGCTGACTCTAGTCTGTGCCCACAAGGAAGGAAACCCTGATGTTGTGAGAAGCAACTTCGATATTTCAAAG ATTTCAggggagtgatattccattctcttGGCCTCAGACACCGAAGAAAAGGTAGAAGAAAATGGTAGCATGAGAGTTTTTGTGGAGCACATCCATGCCTtggaaaatttttctttgttctttaaatttcatACAAA GGTAAGTGGAGCATGTACTGAAATGTCTTTGCTTTCTGACAAAGCAGGAGAGGATGGTGTATATAGTGTTATCT ATGATGAAGACAATAAATTTCACATACTTCAAACGAACTATactgaatatattattttttatctcaTGAAtgtcaacaacaatgaatcattCCAACTGCTGGAGCTCTATG CCCGAGAACCAGACGTGA CCAAAATCAAGAAAAAGTTTGTGAAAATTTGCCAAAAATATGGGATTGTtaaggaaaacatatttccaCATGTTTCCATATTACCAAAGTCG ATCTGGATCACCCATGCAGGGCTGGGGCCGATCATGTGGGGCTGCAGACTGAAGATGCGGACCTCTGAGAAGCAGGGGCTGAGCCTGAATGAATTTGAGGACAGTTCCTCTCCCTCACCTGGAGTCACAGAGAGAAGCTGA